The DNA sequence GCGTCGTCCGCGCCTCGACCGGGCTCCCGTCCTCGTACTTCACGAAGTTCAGATAGAACAGTTCGCCACAGCCCTCGCCGTCGGTCTCGCTCGCGCCGCAGACGATCTCGACGCCGTCGCTCTCCTCGAAATCGTCGTAGGGCGCAGCGTACTCCCAGCCGTCGAGCGCGAACGGCGTCACGGACTTGTCGGCGAGCGCGGCGTCGCGGTCGAGGGTGACGACGGCATCACACCGCGGGCAGGTGTACCGAACGGCGACCATATCCGACGAAGGGTCTCGCGGCATATAGCTCCCGCGTCGGGGGACGCTCAGTCGAACATCCCGGTCGACATGTACCGCTCGCCGCTGTCCCAGAAGACGGTGACGACGAGCGGGTCGTCGGTGTCGCCAGTGTCGGCTCCCGCCCCGCCGTCGGTTTGGAGTTCGGTCGCTGGCGATGCGTCGTCGGCCAGTCGGCTCGCGACCCGGCGGGCGACGAGGTTCGACGCGCCGCTGGACTGGCCCACCAAGATCCCTTCCTCGCGCGCGAGACGTCGGCATTCGGCTTCGCTCTCCTCGAGGTCGACGGTCTCGACCGAGTCGATGAGGTCGCGGTCGAGGATGTCGCTCACGAACCCTGGCCCCATCCCCTCGAACTCGTCGGTGCCGGCCTCGCCGGTCGAGAGCACCGCGTTGGTCTCTGGTTCGACCGCGACCACGGTCATTTCGGGGAATTCCTCGCGGAGCCGCCGCCCGATGCCGGTGATGGTGCCTCCCGTCCCCACGGCTGCGACGAGCGCGTCGACGGTCCGGTCCCCGACCTGGTCGAGGATCTCCGGCCCGGTTGTGTCGTAGTGGGCCTGCGCGTTCGCCGGGTTCTCGAACTGCCGGAGTTGGACCATCCCCTTCCCCGCTTCGAGTTCGTCGGCGCGATCCTTCGCCTCGGTCATCTCGCCGTCGACGAGTTCGAGCTCCGCGCCGTAGGCCGCCATGACGCGCTGGCGCTCCTCGGACTTCGAGGCGGGCATCACGATGGTGCAGTCGTAGCCCCGGACGGCCGCGACCACCGCCAGCCCGATGCCGGTGTTGCCGCTGGTCGGTTCGACGATGTGGTCGCCGGGTTCGAGCAACCCCGCTTCCTCCGCGGCCTTCACCATCGCGGCCGCCGGACGGTCCTTCGCCGACCCGCCGGGGTTCTTGGATTCGACCTTCGCGGCGACGGTCGTCCCCGGCGGCGAGGCGACCCGCACGAGGGGTGATCCGATGGCGTCGAGGATGCTGTCGTCCATTGGGTTCGGTTGGCTACCGACGCCTAAACCGGTGACGGGACCGGGTGAACGCGTCGTCGGAGTCCCCGAGGTCAGCCGCTCGGGAACGAGACGCGCACGAGGCGGTCTACCGATCGGCGTGTGTGGATCCGATTACCGTGACCGATTGTTACGACCTCGTGTGCTACCCGCGCGAGGACCACGATCCCTCGCGCTCGCTCTCGGCGAAACCGACGACAGCC is a window from the Halococcus hamelinensis 100A6 genome containing:
- a CDS encoding PLP-dependent cysteine synthase family protein, with the translated sequence MDDSILDAIGSPLVRVASPPGTTVAAKVESKNPGGSAKDRPAAAMVKAAEEAGLLEPGDHIVEPTSGNTGIGLAVVAAVRGYDCTIVMPASKSEERQRVMAAYGAELELVDGEMTEAKDRADELEAGKGMVQLRQFENPANAQAHYDTTGPEILDQVGDRTVDALVAAVGTGGTITGIGRRLREEFPEMTVVAVEPETNAVLSTGEAGTDEFEGMGPGFVSDILDRDLIDSVETVDLEESEAECRRLAREEGILVGQSSGASNLVARRVASRLADDASPATELQTDGGAGADTGDTDDPLVVTVFWDSGERYMSTGMFD